Part of the Zingiber officinale cultivar Zhangliang chromosome 8A, Zo_v1.1, whole genome shotgun sequence genome, CAttgtggaaggcgtcttccatggctggaaggagCCTTTAATGAACAGTACAAAAGGCGTCTTCCAgctctatggaaggtgccttcgaccaggTTGATTTTAcccgttgccaaaggataaagattTATCCTTTGGTGCCTCACTGAAGGCGCTTTCAAGCCACAGATAAGATTTtccagagctataaaaagactcctggacctaggaaatgataaaaaaaactcctgtattcttttcctagcaatagtctgagcaattaacgagtataaaatgtttttccgccttcaccgaaggaaatttttagagctttcatttgtccttcgattaacaaccacctaggttgtaactaaatAAGCCCTACGTCTCTTCTTCTATTTtcatgttgtttattttaattatattattactgCTAATTTGAGTTAAAAATTTGAGGAAGATTTTTCTTAATAGTCAGTTCACCTCCCTTCCCTCCAGTCTACATGGGCCAACACTATGCTCACTAGAAAAAATAGAAGGAAGACCattatttttgcaaaaaatataaaagagaagatAATTTATTAGCAACATTGACTATCTTCTATGAGCTTGGCAACAACACAAAAAGAGCAAGGAAAAGTAAATTAGGGGCATTCTTATAGTACCAATAAAACCCTAGAAAATACTAGAATAGGGAAAAAAGGACAGTAACTAATGTTGCATTTCTTTCTTATTGaaaaaaaagaaaggagaagaaaagaaaattctTGTATTTGGGAAGTGAAGAGGAAAAAAACTATAAGTTTATTGTCGttagagaagagaaggaaacggatatggagaggaagaggaagagaaaaataaaaaagagaaatGAGTGATGGCACAGTCATGGCGTATGACACAACGGGGCTGGAGTGTGCATAAGGAGAtaagggagagaaaaaaaaataaaagagaaagttCTCtccaaaataagttttaaatcgGTCGAactaatttaaactttaaatttgatcaagtcataatcattatcttcgTGTCTATCCTTTAGATTTAGTTCGAATCTTATCTAATTATAATTTAACACTTCGTATTctacatttaattaatttatttattattatatattttatttttaaaatttaatatttaattttaatatttcctCTTAAAAGTAGTATCAATAGATAACTTAAGGCTATAGTTTTTTAAATatgtgattaattttaatttttcgacCATGAATAATAATGAATCAACAGGTCAAAATAGAGGCAAAGACTTTTTAAATATAtactattatttaaaaaaaaaaaaaaatcaagagggGGGCGGTCATACGACTCATACCCCTCCTCACAACATTGACTACAACCCTGATAATGATGTTGTTTTTAAAATCAGTATCACAATAGTTGACGGAAGGGTTAAATAGAAGATAAGTGTGCCCATTAGAAAATCTAAAGGTTAAGGGtaccttttaaaaattttataattttaaatgtgTCCGTCCATCAATTACAGTAAAAAAACAACTAAAGATAGTAAAACAAATGAACCCTAATCGCACTCTTTTTTCTGTATGTTTGCCTAcgtttctcttcttttctttggcaaAGGTCCACTATTGAGAGCAAATTACAAGGAAAGGAAAAGACTTAAGGAAAAGGAATTGTAAAAAAGGAAAAACATTACGAGCGGTgcaagtttggccaactcatgATGCCAAACAAACAAAAAGGACACTAATAGATACCTACTTACCTAGTTATAGGATTCCGAAGACACCAAGTAGAATCTTAGAACGAGACTCGCCTTGACTTTGCCACACTTCAAAATTTGTTTCTTGCACTCATTTGCTTCTAGTCGGCGTGTGTTTTTTAGTCACGAAATAAGAGAATTAGGCAAGACCTATgcgaggaggagagggaagaggTCATTCAAGTACATATTTCCAAAATTAAACTAGACCGATTGGTTCGATCGGTCAAGTCGAAACCTAAAGGTTAATATAATTTAAGTGGCATTATAACTCAGAgaatcatgatttttttttaaaaaaatagagtgGTAATAGATTTTTATTTCTCTTTCTCATCTATTAAATTTAAGAAAAACTATATATAGAAAGAAAAATCTcaagaataaatatataaaattaagtgATGAGGTCCAACATCACATAATTTAATCATTTGAGATTATATTTTTAAAGAGTAATGAATTGCATAGGAAAAAAATCTTAGGAAAAAGTTTAAGTATATATAGACATATAAATTCATGATCtaccatttttatttttatgagctTATCATTTTAGATGTCTATTTTGAGTTTTTCCttgataataaatttttaaaatgattccaataaaaaaaaacacctttttaaatttttgttttttttctcttttttttttttttaaatgataagaGAATTGGAATTAATTCTGATGCTTATGCACTGAAACATCAAATGAAGTGCTTCTTGATCACTCAAAGCTCAAGCTTTTCAAAAGCATTTCAAGTGCCAATTGAAAAGCTCAGAAGGAGGGTTTTAGTGCTCATAAAGATAAAAGTAATTGGGTATTAGTAGATGCTTTCGATTCCTCGACTTACATAATGTCACGAAAGAAGAATTCATTCATCTGATATCTTGTTATTGTATAGAGTCGGTGAAAGAAAAACATCTTACTTAGTGGGTTAAATAAGGGAAATTGATATTGCGGAGCCGAACTGTTGACGACAGTGCTCTACTCTACCAAATGGCTACAAACATGTCCTCTTCCCTCAACTACCACAAGAGCACTAACCCTCCAAATTTAACTCCGCGTTGCACTTCCATCGTTTTCGTGCACCTCATTTTTCAATAAGGATTGATTCGAACTCGATATTTCTGTGATACATGGCACACATACGTTGGTCTTTAGCTATATTGTATTTCTCTATCGCAACCTTGTCGTGTGGCTTTGCGACTTCTTTAGTGATCAATCCACTCGTCAGGGGATTGACTTGTATAAAACAAACTTAGAGAAATTTAATAGTTGTGAAAGATACTTTCCAACTACAAGAATTTATTTCGATTAATCGCACTCTTCTTCATCCCCTTCCCTTTGTTCATCCATTGCTTTCTAACATCCTCATTGCCCTAATTCAACCATTCACATGCATTTAAAATTAAGGAATTCTCAAAACATATATTTAACTTTTAGATTGCTCTAAACAAACTGTAATAGAGCTGACCACGTGGCTGCCCACGGTGACCTTGTGGTTCCCGCCGCCGCGAATCAGTATCACGCGTCGCGACCTAATACACGACAAATGCAACGAATCGTTCTCTGCCTTTCGTCTTCAGCCTTCCTTCCTCCTCTCCAGGTCACCTCTTCCAATTCCTCCTGTTTCCTCTCTTCGCGTACGCCGCACGATAGTTTCGTCGTCAGATGATGCCTACTCGCTCACCAACTCCTTCTCCTCGATCTCCGTCGTCGATGGCACCTGTTGTCTGTTGATCCCGTCAATTATCAACCACCGCACTTTACTTTGACCGCATTGATTTGAATTGGTCGATGTCGACGCCGTAAAACACATATTTTCTAATGCTATTTGCTCTCTCAATTAGGTGGATTTTCTTGACCTTTCGATCCCTGTTTACACATATATACCCACTCGTCAGCCATCCATGACAGAGGATTTGGCATTTTCAAGCTTCAGGCGGCGATCCTGGCGGCCGGCGATCGGAAAATATGAACTTTAGATGGCGGATTAGAGCGGTTGTCTTCGTGTTCCTGTTGGTTACGGCATCCGCCTTCGACTACAAGGACGCCCTGTCGAAGAGCCTGCTCTACTTCGAGGCCCAGCGCTCCGGCCGCCTCCCTTACAACCAGCGCGTCACATGGCGGAGCCATTCCGGCCTCATCGACGGCCTCCAGCAAGGAGTACTAAACCTTCCTGTTTCATCAAAATTTGGATTTTGATTTTGGTTTGAGCGTCAAGATCGGATTTTGATTCGTGAGAAGTGATGGGTTAATGCAGGTGGATCTCGTGGGTGGATACTACGACGCCGGAGACCACGTCAAATTCGGGCTGCCGATGGCTTTCACGGTTACTCTGCTTTCCTGGAGCGTGATGGAATACGGCGAGCAGATAGCCGCCGCCGGCGAGTACGGCCACGCGCTGGAAGCCATCAAATGGGGCACGGACTACTTCATCAAGGCCCACGCGGAGCGCGAGGTCCTATGGGTCGAGGTCGGAGACGGCGACACCGACCACTACTGCTGGCAGAGGTCAGAGGACATGACCACTTCGCGGAAGGCGTACAAGATCGACTCGGAGCACCCTGGGTCGGACGTCGCCGGCGAGACCGCCGCGGCCATGGCCGCTGCGGCGGTGGTGTTCCGGCGGGAGAATCCTCGGTACGCGGAGATCTTGCTGCGGCACGCGCGGGAGCTGTTCGAGTTCGCCGACGGGAGGCGGGGGAGGTACGACGGCAGCGTGAGGGAGGCGAGGAGGTACTACCCCTCGTGGAGCGGGTACGAGGACGAGCTGCTGTGGGCTGCGCTGTGGATGCACAAGGCCACGGGCCGGGAGGAGTACGTGGACTACGTGGTCGAGAAGGCGGAGGAGTTCGGCGGAATAGGGTGGGCAATGACGGAGTTCAGCTGGGACGTCAAGTTCGCCGGCGTTCAGATCCTCGCTTCCAAGGTTAGTAATACCAGTGCAACCGTAAATTCTGAcgatgaaaaaatatatattttaaaataacattCAACAATTTTTTAACACCTTAATGATGatgatagtaataataataataataatatactctctaaaaaaaaatgtaattactACGTGGCAGATGCATCTACCATAGTTTTCGTCAACTTATCGAAAAGTCTAGTGTGTTTTGTTTGTTTGATAGTTGAAGAGTCAATTTTGATGATCCTACTTGAAACGaaatttcaattaattaattaattaatattttttttcagctTCTGGTAGAAGGCAACTTATCGAAGAAGCAAAGGGGAGTTCTTGAGCAATATCGATCCAAGGCTGAGCACTACATTTGCTCTTGTCTCAACAAGAACAACGGTAGCAATGTGCATCGCACGCCCGGTGGCATGCTCTTCGTTCGCGAATGGAACAACATGCAGTACGTCGCCAACGCCGCCTTCCTTCTCAGTGTCTACTCAGACCATCTGAGCAAGGCTGGCCAACAACTCCACTGCCCAAACGGGATCGTCACGATTGACGATCTCAGAGGGGAAGCCAAGGCCCAAGTCGATTACCTTCTGGGATCGAACCCCTTGGGGATCAGTTATCTCGTCGGCTACGGGCCCAAGTACCCGACCAAGGTTCATCATAGGGGAGCTTCGATTGTGTCCTACAAGAGGAGCAAAGGCTTCATCGGGTGCATGCAGGGTTACTATAATTGGTACGCGCGACCTGATCCGAACCCCAATATCATCATCGGGGCTCTAGTCGGCGGTCCTGATTCGAAAGACAGGTTCAAGGATGATCGAATGAACTATATGCAGACCGAGGCATGCACATACAACACCGCGCCGCTAGTGGGCGTGTTTGCAAAGTTAGACCAACATATACAAGAAGTTTCTAACTCAACAACCACCTTCTCTAGTTAGGGAGAGAAATCATTTTATTTCTTAATTCTTACAGTGACAATTCTGATAATTAAAAACGTTGAGGATGTTATATACTTGTAATTATTGGAGTATACAAAAAGAGACAATGAAAATACTTGAATCATTAGCATTCAATTATCTGCAAAAGTTCAATCCTAAGTTTGTGTACAAGAGTTGCAGCTGGGTTATTCAACACAAACAGAAAATAACTACTCGAGTTCTAAGAGGAAGTAGTCGTGAGGCCTAACCTTTGTAGGTGGAGTTTCAAGGAGGACGGCTTCCATGCCTTTCTACCGCGGCCTTATTGGCTGCCTCTCGTTTCATTGCTCGTTTTGCCCTTCTACCTGTGACGTCTTTAGGCATCTCCTTCTTCGAACCATGAGATGGGCCGACTTCAGCTGCATCGTCATGATATTGACGAGCAATAGGGCAGGCTTCTTTTCTTCCGGTCCTTGTAAATCCATTATCCCACCATCTCCTGTTTCCAATAGGAATACTAGCCTTACTGACATAATAACTTTCATCTTGTTCAATATCATCGAGTTCTTGGTTGACTTCAGTTTGAAGAAGTTCTTCTAGCTCATTGTAACTCTCTTCCTGCGGCTCTACGTCTTGAGTATTTATAATCGAAGACGAAGATACAAACCAATGTGCTCTGAGGAGGAGACACACACTCTCCTCAAACATGTAATCCTGAATGCTGCACAATCAAACCAAAAAGACAAAACCATATTAGCCAGATACTTGGAATTTTATTCCTCCATCGGCCCTATTAGCAATATGCAGATCAATCGTTTAGGATCAAAATCAAAGATGAGATATGGCTCACCTGCCATCAAGCGAGCGATGAACATTCAGAAACTCAAAGGGATGCTTACATTGAGGACAAGTATGTATTTCATTGTATGTTGCCCACCGCAAAATGCATGTCACACTGCCAAGAGCAAACATTGATGTTTCATTCTACAAATTATTGCACATTGGATTCGAGCATCAAACAATAATGTGGTTGTTGGACATTGGATTCTCATTCAAGAAAGGATTGTGATGAATATGACAAGGCATGTACAAGATGCAGTAGGGATGTctagatataaaattttaaatgggcATTCATGATCCAAGATGATATTAGGTGATGAACACAGTGTGAATGATTTCAATCCATTTACGGACTAGCTGTGCAAGTTAGAGCAAACAAATATGACTCCGTAGCTACTCCATGTTGAAGACCAAGATAAGGTAGAAACCATCAGTGAAATAAATATGACTACACAGCCATTTCATTTAACAAATACAATCTGAATTACTGAGTACAAGAGCATGAGagaagaataattttaaagaagagTATTAATGCCTGATGCTCCATCTAAGTAAAGAAAGAATAGGTTTCTCAGCATAACAGAAATAAAAGATATAAAAAAACCTAGTATTCTCAATTAGCCCCATAATACAAAAAAGATATCCAAGAGCCTAGTATTCTCAATTAGTATCCAAAAGAAAGGTACTGCATTTCATCAAGTAAAAGAAAAAAGACGAATCGAACAACATTAATGAACTCTACAAAGTTGCAGACAAACCAATACGCGTGCTCGCAACCTTTTACAAGCGCCATCTCGTGCAGAGCAATCTTGTCCAAGCAAATCGCGCAGACGCCGCAGCCCTCCCCTGATCCGACAGACTCACCTACCCCTTCCCCCTTCGCAGTCTTCACCTACGCAACACGTAGCAGAGATAAATAAATCGAACGATAAACCTAAAAAATCATGAAAGAAAAGTGCCAAAAAAAAGTAaaaagagtgagagagagagagagagagagaaacggATTTGTGGAGCGCAGGATCTGGCGTTACCTCTTGACCGGCGCGAGGTTCGGAAGAGATCAGGTGATGGTGCTCCATGGAGACTGGATAGGATCGGGGAGGCtaggggagaggaagagggagggaagggaaaggagagcctgagaagaagaggaagaggaagcgaCGGAAGACGAAGTGAGAAGCTTCAATTTATTGGACGAGAAATTGGGAAATATTCAAATTTACCCCCATTGATTTCTTATTATTTAAAATACGCTTAAAGAACCTCGCCTCTATGCGATTAACGCCAGGAGCGATTAAAGGCTGGATCTTCGTCTCTGTGCGCGAAACGGCACGGATCCTACCACGTCCACAGgatttcattttaaaattcccGTTGGAGGAGATCCACTCCACCGACGAGCTCAGTTACGATCTCGCCTCCCTTTTCGATCGGCTGTCTGGTGCCGACCTATCTCGGAATCGCTCTCAATTCCGCCCCACCGCCATGGATGCCAAGATCCGCGAGTTCTTCGATGCCGCCGGCGATAGCATTCCTTGGTGCGAGCGCGACGTCATCGCTGTGAGTCTTCCCTCCGCTCGCCTCCTGCCCAATCCCTCGCCGTGCTAATTATCGGCTTTAAATCTTCCTTTTCCTTCTGTTTTCCTCATTGATGGTACCAATTAGGAGCAAGTCGCTGGAATTCGTGATACAACGGGCCTTTGTGTTTGCTTTTACTGATTAGTGCGCTGTATATGCCAGGGATGTGAGAAAGAGGTCGCAGAGAGCAGCAGTTAAGAATGAAAGCCTCCTGGGTTCTTGAAGGTTACTTTATCAGTCATTCCTTTGACATAATTGTGTCTTTCTTTCTCATAGAATCGTTTTGCTTTTTGACTGTAAGTTTCGTGTCGTCTATCCTTTTATTTTGGTGGTGTTGTTGTTGTTGGTGCAGGAGTTGTAACAATTCAGCCAGTCTCTACCACCTCAAGGAGAGATCTTTTTCACTAAACTAAAATGGCAGCAAAATAAAACAAATGGAAAGATGATGCCGCCTCAATCACAACTGATGGAGAAGAATGAGATAAATCCATCAAATCTTCACTGCATCTCCATGAACATTCTTCTAATCACAGTTTGTTCCAGCCTTTTGCTTCTGATGCTTCAAAGCATCATGCATTCTATCTATCCAAGCTGAAATGAGCTTATCAAAATTCCACTGTTCATTCCTGAAACAAATACCACTTCTTGTTTTCCAAATGATAATACCCAGGCTTGGAAGACTTTGAGTTCCAGGATAACCATTCATTTGCTGAAAAATGATTG contains:
- the LOC122008781 gene encoding endoglucanase 11-like isoform X1, producing MNFRWRIRAVVFVFLLVTASAFDYKDALSKSLLYFEAQRSGRLPYNQRVTWRSHSGLIDGLQQGVDLVGGYYDAGDHVKFGLPMAFTVTLLSWSVMEYGEQIAAAGEYGHALEAIKWGTDYFIKAHAEREVLWVEVGDGDTDHYCWQRSEDMTTSRKAYKIDSEHPGSDVAGETAAAMAAAAVVFRRENPRYAEILLRHARELFEFADGRRGRYDGSVREARRYYPSWSGYEDELLWAALWMHKATGREEYVDYVVEKAEEFGGIGWAMTEFSWDVKFAGVQILASKLLVEGNLSKKQRGVLEQYRSKAEHYICSCLNKNNGSNVHRTPGGMLFVREWNNMQYVANAAFLLSVYSDHLSKAGQQLHCPNGIVTIDDLRGEAKAQVDYLLGSNPLGISYLVGYGPKYPTKVHHRGASIVSYKRSKGFIGCMQGYYNWYARPDPNPNIIIGALVGGPDSKDRFKDDRMNYMQTEACTYNTAPLVGVFAKLDQHIQEVSNSTTTFSS
- the LOC122008781 gene encoding endoglucanase 7-like isoform X2; translated protein: MQVDLVGGYYDAGDHVKFGLPMAFTVTLLSWSVMEYGEQIAAAGEYGHALEAIKWGTDYFIKAHAEREVLWVEVGDGDTDHYCWQRSEDMTTSRKAYKIDSEHPGSDVAGETAAAMAAAAVVFRRENPRYAEILLRHARELFEFADGRRGRYDGSVREARRYYPSWSGYEDELLWAALWMHKATGREEYVDYVVEKAEEFGGIGWAMTEFSWDVKFAGVQILASKLLVEGNLSKKQRGVLEQYRSKAEHYICSCLNKNNGSNVHRTPGGMLFVREWNNMQYVANAAFLLSVYSDHLSKAGQQLHCPNGIVTIDDLRGEAKAQVDYLLGSNPLGISYLVGYGPKYPTKVHHRGASIVSYKRSKGFIGCMQGYYNWYARPDPNPNIIIGALVGGPDSKDRFKDDRMNYMQTEACTYNTAPLVGVFAKLDQHIQEVSNSTTTFSS
- the LOC122008785 gene encoding uncharacterized protein LOC122008785; the protein is MEHHHLISSEPRAGQEVKTAKGEGVGESVGSGEGCGVCAICLDKIALHEMALVKGCEHAYCVTCILRWATYNEIHTCPQCKHPFEFLNVHRSLDGSIQDYMFEESVCLLLRAHWFVSSSSIINTQDVEPQEESYNELEELLQTEVNQELDDIEQDESYYVSKASIPIGNRRWWDNGFTRTGRKEACPIARQYHDDAAEVGPSHGSKKEMPKDVTGRRAKRAMKREAANKAAVERHGSRPP